One stretch of Streptomyces sp. NBC_00443 DNA includes these proteins:
- a CDS encoding SGNH/GDSL hydrolase family protein yields MRRPWIVGLLLAVVLLGACGDPASEPEAAPPPEAPQASVTTQQRAPASPSASTGTATDKSAPAKAPTVLYLGDSLAMEAQDVIGQELRRELGATYTSAPYSGTTLCDYLEGTGERSLVPVADKAAALVRRLRPDFVVLQFWGNAWGYTPCMDGITHDASPEKYVKRYEADLKRLTDQVAAAGETRIVLVLQGPDPITPDRVRRVNALYESRAGASDGLLADAGKALSAAGARYSWVQYLPCTAYEREHAEYCTQPDRDRTALHRDDDYLHFCLAPTTSKPKPCPVRSPGILRIAREITRVIGTHPVG; encoded by the coding sequence ATGCGCAGGCCGTGGATCGTGGGGCTACTGCTGGCCGTCGTGCTGCTCGGCGCGTGCGGCGATCCGGCGTCCGAGCCGGAGGCGGCGCCGCCTCCGGAGGCACCGCAGGCATCGGTGACCACGCAGCAGCGGGCGCCGGCCTCCCCGAGCGCGAGCACCGGCACTGCCACGGACAAGAGCGCCCCTGCGAAGGCACCCACCGTGCTGTACCTGGGCGACTCGCTCGCCATGGAGGCGCAGGACGTGATCGGGCAGGAGCTGCGCCGCGAGCTGGGGGCGACGTACACGAGCGCCCCGTATTCGGGAACGACCCTGTGCGACTACCTGGAGGGCACCGGCGAGCGGTCCCTGGTGCCGGTCGCGGACAAGGCGGCCGCCCTGGTGCGCAGGTTGCGGCCGGACTTCGTGGTGCTGCAGTTCTGGGGGAACGCGTGGGGCTATACACCGTGCATGGACGGGATCACCCATGACGCCTCGCCCGAGAAGTACGTCAAGCGGTACGAGGCCGACCTGAAGCGTCTCACCGACCAGGTCGCCGCGGCCGGTGAGACGCGGATCGTCCTTGTGCTGCAGGGCCCGGACCCGATCACGCCCGACCGGGTCCGGCGCGTCAACGCCCTGTACGAGTCGCGGGCCGGCGCCTCGGACGGCCTGCTCGCCGACGCGGGCAAGGCGCTCAGCGCGGCCGGGGCCCGGTACTCCTGGGTCCAGTACCTGCCGTGCACGGCGTACGAGCGCGAGCACGCCGAGTACTGCACCCAGCCGGACCGCGACCGGACCGCGCTGCACCGCGACGACGACTACCTGCACTTCTGTCTGGCGCCCACGACCTCGAAGCCGAAACCGTGCCCGGTCCGCTCGCCCGGGATCCTGCGGATCGCCCGGGAGATCACCCGGGTGATCGGCACGCACCCCGTCGGTTGA
- a CDS encoding geranyl diphosphate 2-C-methyltransferase codes for MTIAPDAGTKAVSVPTQSTYQTRVADYWNAEENPVNLELGKLDDLYHHHYGIGAADRSVLDEPDPDLRRERITTELHRLEHAQAEFLAERLGPLSPADRVFDAGCGRGGGSVTAHLRYGCHADGVTISQKQAEFANAQARKRGIDGRVRYHHRNMLDTGLQTGAYTASWNNESTMYVELDLLFAEHARLLRRGGRYVTITGCYNDTYGRASREVSLINAHYICDIHPRSEYFRAMARNRLVPVHVEDLTEATIPYWELRAEAEHLVTGIEETFLTAYRNGSFQYLLIAADRV; via the coding sequence TTGACCATCGCCCCCGACGCCGGCACCAAGGCCGTATCGGTGCCGACCCAGTCCACGTACCAGACCCGCGTCGCGGACTACTGGAACGCCGAGGAGAACCCGGTCAACCTCGAACTCGGAAAGCTCGACGACCTCTACCACCATCACTACGGCATCGGAGCCGCCGACCGCTCCGTGCTCGACGAACCCGACCCGGACCTGCGGCGGGAGCGCATCACCACCGAACTGCACCGGCTGGAGCACGCCCAGGCCGAATTCCTCGCCGAGCGGCTCGGCCCCCTCTCCCCCGCCGACCGCGTCTTCGACGCCGGTTGCGGCCGCGGCGGCGGCAGCGTCACGGCGCATCTGCGGTACGGCTGCCACGCCGACGGCGTCACCATCTCGCAGAAGCAGGCGGAGTTCGCGAACGCCCAGGCCCGCAAGCGGGGCATCGACGGCCGGGTGCGCTACCACCACCGCAACATGCTGGACACCGGGCTGCAGACCGGGGCGTACACGGCCTCCTGGAACAACGAGTCGACCATGTACGTGGAGCTCGACCTGCTGTTCGCCGAGCACGCCCGGCTGCTGCGCCGCGGTGGCCGCTACGTGACCATCACCGGCTGCTACAACGACACCTACGGGCGCGCCTCGCGCGAGGTGTCCCTGATCAACGCCCACTACATCTGCGACATCCATCCACGCTCGGAGTACTTCCGCGCCATGGCCCGCAACCGGCTCGTCCCGGTCCATGTGGAGGACCTCACCGAGGCGACCATCCCCTACTGGGAGCTGCGCGCTGAGGCCGAGCACCTGGTGACGGGCATCGAGGAGACGTTCCTGACGGCGTACCGCAACGGCAGTTTCCAGTACCTGCTGATCGCGGCGGACCGCGTCTGA
- a CDS encoding family 2 encapsulin nanocompartment cargo protein terpene cyclase, which produces MSTPASAFALPGPPNIARSFRTQRRTGAIPGLRYRQVAPADPVKAAEVDRRLEEWARDLDLFPEAWKGDFSGFQFGRAVVLQHPQALDLERLTAAGELLLAENVVDSCYCEEDEGRGGARRGLGGRLIMAQSALDPYHGIPELEEEWRHGVRADGPLRSYHFALQDYAAFATPSQTDRFVHDIARLHLGYLAEAAWAETRYVPQVWEYLVMRQFNNFRPCLSIVDAVDGYELPEVVYARPEVQRITALACNATTIVNDLYSFTKELASDPTHLNLPQVIAANENCGLKAAYLKAVEIHNRIMEAFEEESALLSATSPLVERYTQGLSDWVAGNHEWHSTNTHRYHLPNYW; this is translated from the coding sequence ATGAGCACCCCCGCCTCCGCCTTCGCACTGCCGGGACCGCCGAACATCGCACGCTCGTTCCGCACCCAGCGGCGCACCGGGGCGATCCCCGGGCTCCGGTACCGGCAGGTGGCCCCCGCCGACCCGGTGAAGGCCGCGGAGGTCGACCGCAGGCTGGAGGAGTGGGCCCGGGATCTCGATCTGTTCCCCGAGGCGTGGAAGGGCGACTTCTCGGGGTTCCAGTTCGGGCGGGCCGTGGTGCTCCAGCATCCGCAGGCGCTCGATCTGGAACGTCTGACGGCCGCGGGCGAGTTGTTGCTCGCCGAGAACGTCGTCGACTCCTGCTACTGCGAGGAGGACGAGGGCCGGGGCGGCGCGCGCCGGGGCCTCGGGGGCCGGCTGATCATGGCCCAGTCGGCGCTCGACCCGTACCACGGCATTCCCGAGCTGGAGGAGGAGTGGCGGCACGGTGTGCGGGCCGACGGTCCGCTGCGCTCGTACCACTTCGCCCTCCAGGACTACGCCGCCTTCGCCACCCCGAGCCAGACCGACCGCTTCGTCCACGACATCGCCCGGCTTCACCTGGGCTATCTCGCCGAGGCGGCCTGGGCGGAGACCCGGTACGTCCCGCAGGTCTGGGAGTACCTGGTGATGCGGCAGTTCAACAACTTCCGCCCCTGTCTGTCGATCGTGGACGCCGTGGACGGCTACGAACTGCCCGAGGTGGTCTACGCCCGCCCCGAAGTCCAGCGGATCACGGCGCTCGCCTGCAACGCCACCACGATCGTCAACGACCTGTACTCCTTCACCAAGGAGCTGGCGAGCGACCCCACCCATCTGAATCTGCCGCAGGTCATCGCCGCGAACGAGAACTGCGGTCTGAAGGCCGCCTACCTCAAGGCCGTCGAGATCCACAACCGGATCATGGAGGCCTTCGAGGAGGAGTCGGCCCTGCTGTCCGCCACTTCACCGCTGGTCGAGCGGTACACCCAGGGCCTGTCCGACTGGGTGGCCGGCAACCACGAGTGGCACTCCACCAACACCCACCGCTACCACCTGCCCAACTACTGGTAA
- a CDS encoding family 2B encapsulin nanocompartment shell protein: protein MSVPDSATGPATDDSASSADGQLTSLSTHAARQLTTTTKSEPQMQAISSRWLLKMLPWVDVKGGTYRVNRRLQLRVGRGRVQFEQNGADDIKVIPQTLTELPVLRGYSDIDVLKEIAGRFRVRDVRAGQILVQAGQPVREAYLVVHGRFTRFTEGKYGEEEILGVVTDGDQIGDEAIGRPDPLWLSSVRAETAAVVMVLPWTVVTELTDRAPSLAAHLEAYGERQRLPMNRKGEADVPVQAGHVGEPTIDGGFVDYDLAPREYELSLTQTVLRVHTRVADLFNDPMNQTEQQLRLTVEEIRERQECELVNNREFGLLANADYGQRVSTFTGPPTPDDMDELLSMRRKTKLFIAHPKAIAAFFRQCNRRGLVPGTANVDGHEIPAWRGVPIFPCNKIPITPQHTSSIIALRTGEGDQGAIGLYQTGIPEEYQPGLNVRFMGIDANSIMRYLVTAYYSMAILVPDAVGILENAQIGRTAE from the coding sequence GTGTCCGTACCCGACAGCGCCACCGGACCTGCCACCGACGACTCCGCCTCCTCCGCCGACGGACAACTCACCAGTCTCAGCACGCATGCGGCACGCCAGCTCACCACGACCACCAAGTCCGAACCGCAGATGCAGGCCATCTCCTCACGATGGCTGCTGAAGATGCTGCCGTGGGTGGACGTCAAGGGCGGAACCTACCGGGTCAACCGGCGCCTCCAGCTGCGCGTGGGCCGCGGCCGGGTGCAGTTCGAGCAGAACGGTGCCGACGACATCAAGGTCATCCCGCAGACGCTCACCGAACTGCCGGTGCTGCGCGGATACTCCGACATCGATGTCCTGAAGGAGATCGCGGGCCGTTTCCGGGTGCGCGACGTCCGGGCCGGCCAGATCCTCGTCCAGGCCGGGCAGCCGGTCAGGGAGGCCTACCTCGTCGTGCACGGCCGGTTCACCCGGTTCACCGAGGGCAAGTACGGCGAGGAGGAGATCCTCGGGGTCGTCACCGACGGCGACCAGATCGGCGACGAGGCGATCGGCCGGCCCGACCCGCTGTGGCTGAGTTCGGTACGGGCCGAGACCGCGGCCGTCGTGATGGTGCTCCCTTGGACCGTGGTCACGGAGCTCACCGACCGGGCGCCCTCCCTCGCGGCGCACCTGGAGGCGTACGGCGAACGCCAGCGGCTGCCCATGAACCGCAAGGGCGAGGCCGACGTACCGGTGCAGGCGGGCCATGTCGGCGAGCCGACGATCGACGGCGGGTTCGTCGACTACGACCTCGCGCCGCGCGAGTACGAGTTGTCGCTCACCCAGACCGTGCTGCGCGTCCACACCCGGGTGGCCGACCTCTTCAACGACCCGATGAACCAGACCGAGCAGCAACTCCGCCTCACCGTCGAGGAGATCCGCGAACGGCAGGAGTGTGAGCTGGTCAACAACCGGGAGTTCGGGCTGCTGGCCAATGCCGACTACGGGCAGCGCGTCAGCACGTTCACGGGGCCGCCGACCCCCGACGACATGGACGAACTGCTGTCGATGCGCCGCAAGACCAAGCTGTTCATCGCCCACCCGAAGGCGATCGCGGCCTTCTTCCGGCAGTGCAACCGGCGTGGCCTGGTGCCCGGCACGGCGAACGTCGACGGGCACGAGATCCCCGCCTGGCGCGGTGTGCCGATCTTCCCGTGCAACAAGATCCCGATCACCCCGCAGCACACCAGCAGCATCATCGCGCTGCGCACCGGGGAGGGCGACCAGGGCGCCATCGGGCTGTATCAGACGGGCATCCCGGAGGAGTACCAGCCGGGCCTGAACGTGCGGTTCATGGGCATCGACGCCAACTCGATCATGCGTTACCTCGTCACCGCCTACTACTCGATGGCGATCCTCGTCCCCGACGCGGTCGGGATCCTGGAGAACGCCCAGATCGGCCGGACGGCCGAGTGA
- a CDS encoding zinc-binding alcohol dehydrogenase family protein, translated as MRAWSVAEPGPVESGSLRPVEKPVPVPGDDELLVRVRACGVCRTDLHVAEGDLEVHRPGVTPGHEVVGVVTGSGAAVSGFGVGERVGVAWLRRTDGSCGYCTRGAENLCPASVYTGWDADGGYAEYTTVPAAFAYRLPAGLDDVSCAPLLCAGIIGYRALRRAALPPGGRLGLYGFGGSAHLCAQVAMAEGATVHVLTRGAAARRLALDLGAASARDVQETPPEPLDSAILFAPVGELVPVALRALDRGGTLAVAGIHLSDVPALHYETELFYEKQLRSVTSNTRVDGREFLALAAEHSVRATTHAYPLSRADEALRDLKAGRFDGAAVLVNDLS; from the coding sequence ATGCGCGCGTGGTCGGTGGCCGAGCCGGGGCCGGTCGAGTCGGGATCCCTGAGGCCGGTCGAGAAGCCGGTGCCGGTACCGGGGGACGACGAGCTGCTCGTGCGCGTGCGGGCGTGCGGGGTGTGCCGTACGGATCTGCATGTCGCCGAGGGTGATCTGGAGGTGCACCGGCCGGGTGTGACACCGGGGCACGAGGTCGTCGGTGTGGTCACGGGATCCGGGGCGGCCGTGAGCGGCTTCGGCGTCGGCGAGCGGGTGGGGGTGGCCTGGCTGCGGCGGACCGACGGTTCGTGCGGCTACTGCACGCGGGGCGCCGAGAACCTGTGCCCGGCCTCGGTGTACACCGGCTGGGACGCCGACGGCGGGTACGCCGAGTACACGACCGTGCCGGCCGCGTTCGCGTACCGGCTGCCCGCCGGCCTGGACGACGTGTCGTGCGCACCGCTGCTGTGCGCCGGGATCATCGGGTATCGCGCCCTGCGACGCGCCGCGCTGCCCCCGGGCGGGCGGCTCGGACTGTACGGCTTCGGGGGCAGCGCCCATCTGTGCGCGCAGGTGGCGATGGCCGAGGGAGCCACTGTGCACGTCCTCACGCGCGGGGCGGCCGCGCGGCGGCTGGCGCTCGATCTGGGCGCCGCATCGGCACGCGACGTGCAGGAGACGCCGCCGGAGCCGCTGGACAGCGCGATCCTGTTCGCGCCGGTCGGCGAGCTGGTCCCGGTCGCACTGCGCGCCCTCGACCGGGGCGGCACGCTCGCCGTCGCGGGCATCCACCTCTCCGACGTCCCGGCACTGCACTACGAGACCGAGCTGTTCTACGAGAAGCAGCTGCGCAGCGTCACCTCCAACACGCGCGTGGACGGCCGCGAGTTCCTGGCGCTCGCCGCCGAGCACTCCGTGCGCGCCACGACGCACGCATATCCGCTCTCCCGTGCGGACGAGGCGCTGCGCGATCTCAAGGCCGGGCGCTTCGACGGGGCGGCGGTGCTCGTGAACGACCTCTCCTGA
- a CDS encoding VOC family protein, protein MAVKPEGTPIWADAMFSDVEGAKSFYGDILGWTFGEESTEFGNYTQAYANGKAAAAVVPPMPGQEGQSQWCLYFASSDAGASAAKIRENGGEILMEPMAVGEFGSMCLARDPGGVVFGVWQPGTHKGFETEMDQHGALCWSEIFTREPEKSDAFFPAVFGYGQQQMEDGEMDFRLYTLGSKENMALGRMKMTDDFPPDIPPWINVYFNVPDCDAAVAKATKLGGVLRFGPMTSPFGRFAALSDPQGANFSVIDTGTTEGDMPKLSDVS, encoded by the coding sequence ATGGCCGTGAAACCTGAAGGAACCCCGATCTGGGCCGACGCGATGTTCAGTGACGTCGAGGGAGCGAAGAGCTTCTACGGCGACATCCTGGGCTGGACGTTCGGCGAGGAGTCGACGGAGTTCGGCAACTACACCCAGGCCTACGCCAACGGCAAGGCGGCCGCCGCGGTGGTACCGCCGATGCCCGGCCAGGAGGGCCAGTCGCAGTGGTGCCTCTACTTCGCCTCCTCCGACGCAGGCGCGAGCGCCGCCAAGATCCGTGAGAACGGCGGAGAGATCCTGATGGAGCCGATGGCGGTCGGCGAGTTCGGCAGCATGTGCCTGGCCCGGGACCCCGGCGGTGTCGTCTTCGGGGTCTGGCAGCCCGGAACCCACAAGGGCTTCGAGACGGAGATGGACCAGCACGGCGCCTTGTGCTGGTCGGAGATCTTCACCCGCGAGCCGGAGAAGTCCGACGCCTTCTTCCCCGCCGTCTTCGGCTACGGGCAGCAGCAGATGGAAGACGGGGAGATGGACTTCCGGCTCTACACCCTCGGCAGCAAGGAGAACATGGCCCTGGGACGGATGAAGATGACGGACGACTTCCCGCCCGACATCCCGCCGTGGATCAACGTCTACTTCAACGTCCCCGACTGCGACGCCGCCGTCGCCAAGGCCACCAAGCTCGGCGGTGTGCTGCGCTTCGGCCCGATGACCAGCCCGTTCGGCCGGTTCGCGGCGCTGAGCGACCCGCAGGGCGCGAACTTCTCGGTGATCGACACCGGCACGACCGAGGGTGACATGCCCAAGCTCAGCGACGTCTCCTGA
- a CDS encoding ribonuclease H family protein produces the protein MIGHMRERVVAACDGASKGNPGPAGWGWVVADETEAPARWEAGPLGRATNNVAELTALEQLLAATDPGVPLEIRMDSQYAMKAVTTWLPGWKRNGWKTAAGKPVANQDLVVRIDELLDGRTVEFRYVPAHQVDGDPLNDFADRAASQAATVQEAAGSGLGSPEPPPSPDTPKAKSAPRRKAAAPRKNGSSSRTIKAKFPGRCLCGRGYAAGESIAKNTQGWGHPECRTAEA, from the coding sequence ATGATCGGACACATGCGTGAACGTGTAGTGGCCGCGTGCGACGGGGCTTCGAAGGGAAACCCCGGACCGGCAGGCTGGGGCTGGGTCGTTGCCGACGAGACCGAGGCCCCGGCCCGCTGGGAGGCGGGACCGCTCGGCAGGGCCACCAACAACGTCGCGGAACTCACCGCTCTGGAACAGCTGCTCGCCGCGACCGACCCCGGCGTACCGCTGGAGATCCGCATGGACTCGCAGTACGCGATGAAGGCCGTCACCACCTGGCTGCCGGGCTGGAAGCGCAACGGCTGGAAGACGGCCGCCGGCAAGCCGGTCGCCAACCAGGATCTGGTCGTACGCATCGACGAACTGCTTGACGGCCGCACGGTCGAGTTCCGCTACGTCCCCGCCCACCAGGTGGACGGCGACCCGCTGAACGACTTCGCCGACCGCGCCGCCAGCCAGGCCGCGACCGTGCAGGAGGCCGCGGGCAGCGGGCTCGGCTCACCGGAGCCGCCGCCCTCCCCGGACACCCCGAAGGCCAAGTCGGCCCCGCGCCGCAAGGCTGCGGCGCCGCGGAAGAACGGCAGCTCCTCGCGCACCATCAAGGCCAAGTTCCCCGGCCGCTGCCTCTGCGGCCGCGGCTATGCGGCGGGCGAGTCCATCGCCAAGAACACGCAGGGCTGGGGCCACCCGGAATGCCGGACCGCCGAGGCGTGA
- the melC2 gene encoding tyrosinase MelC2 has translation MTVRKNQALLTADEKRRFVSALLELKRSGRYDEFVTTHNAFIVGDTDNGERTGHRSPSFLPWHRRFLLEFERALQEVDASVALPYWDWSTDRSIRSSLWAPDFLGGTGRSRDGQVMDGPFAASAGNWQINVRVDGRTFLRRALGAGVRELPTRAEVESVLAMATYDMAPWNSASDGFRNHLEGWRGVNLHNRVHVWVGGQMATGASPNDPVFWLHHAYIDKLWADWQRRHPGSGYLPATGTPNVIDLNDTMKPWNDVRPTDLLDHTSHYTFDAA, from the coding sequence ATGACCGTCCGCAAGAACCAGGCCCTGCTCACCGCCGACGAGAAGCGGCGATTCGTCTCCGCGCTCCTGGAGCTGAAGCGCAGCGGCCGCTACGACGAGTTCGTCACGACCCACAACGCCTTCATCGTCGGCGACACCGACAACGGCGAGCGCACCGGCCACCGTTCACCGTCCTTCCTGCCCTGGCACCGCAGATTCCTGCTCGAGTTCGAGCGCGCGCTGCAGGAGGTGGACGCCTCGGTCGCGCTGCCGTACTGGGACTGGAGCACCGACCGCTCGATACGGTCCTCGCTGTGGGCGCCCGACTTCCTCGGCGGCACGGGGCGCAGCCGCGACGGACAGGTGATGGACGGCCCGTTCGCGGCGTCGGCCGGCAACTGGCAGATCAACGTACGCGTCGACGGGCGTACGTTTCTGCGCCGGGCGCTCGGCGCCGGCGTCCGGGAGCTGCCGACCCGGGCCGAGGTGGAGTCGGTGCTCGCCATGGCGACGTACGACATGGCGCCCTGGAACAGCGCGTCGGACGGCTTCCGCAACCATCTGGAGGGCTGGCGCGGCGTCAATCTGCACAACCGGGTGCATGTGTGGGTCGGCGGGCAGATGGCCACCGGCGCGTCGCCCAACGACCCGGTCTTCTGGCTGCACCACGCCTACATCGACAAGCTGTGGGCGGACTGGCAGCGCCGGCACCCCGGCTCCGGCTATCTGCCGGCGACCGGTACGCCCAATGTGATCGACCTCAACGACACGATGAAGCCGTGGAACGACGTGCGCCCCACGGACCTGCTGGACCACACGTCGCACTACACCTTCGACGCGGCCTGA
- the melC1 gene encoding apotyrosinase chaperone MelC1: protein MPELSRRRALTAAAALATVAGVQTVTAPTANTASAIPAASTASTAAHDHHAPAPSPFDEVYKGRRIQGRPASGGGHEHHGAGYAVLVDGVELHVMRNADGSWISIVSHYDPVSTPRAAARAAVDELQGAALLPFPTG from the coding sequence ATGCCGGAACTCAGCCGTCGCCGTGCGCTCACCGCAGCGGCCGCCCTCGCCACCGTCGCCGGTGTCCAGACGGTCACCGCCCCCACCGCCAACACCGCGTCCGCCATCCCCGCCGCGTCCACCGCGTCCACCGCCGCGCACGACCACCACGCCCCGGCCCCGTCGCCCTTCGACGAGGTCTACAAGGGCCGCCGGATACAGGGCAGGCCGGCTTCGGGCGGCGGTCACGAGCACCACGGCGCCGGATACGCCGTGCTCGTCGACGGGGTCGAACTGCATGTGATGCGCAACGCCGACGGCAGCTGGATCAGCATCGTCAGCCACTACGACCCGGTGTCCACGCCGCGCGCCGCGGCCCGTGCCGCCGTGGACGAACTGCAGGGCGCCGCACTCCTCCCCTTCCCCACCGGCTGA
- a CDS encoding cholesterol oxidase substrate-binding domain-containing protein, whose product MTDDFSRRGFLRRAAALTAVPTLLPADPAAAAQELPGFPADVALYRSAYRNWVGEITADGLWACAPARPERVVAVVNWAWRHGWRVRARGASHGWSPLTITQGTPPDAPVLLVDTASHLTGLSLESPTAVRAGTGVTLEALLTYLEEHGLGVTAVPAPGNLTLGGALAVDAHGTAVPARGEQRLPGHTYGSLSNLVLSLTAVVWDEASSAYVLRTYGRDEADCAALLAHLGRSLVTEVVLRVGANTSLRCVSRTDIPAGELFAAPGTDGRTFASFLDRAGRVEAIWFAFTEFPWLKAWSVSPTRPPASRRVTGPYNYPFSDSVPTPVADLVGHIVSDGAWYLAPVLGNAQYDVAALGLVATLSRDIWGPSKNTLLYLRPTTLRIATDGYAVLTSRAQVQRVVAEFTAFYRERLAAYADRGQFPVNGSVEIRVTGLDDPADVGLDGARTPLLSALRPREDRPEWDTAVWLNILTLPTTPYAEAFLSQIERFLLRTFDGGYAMTRVEWSKGWAYTKEAAWSDGEVLGTVVPGTFGEGVWGEASGVLDRLDPHGVFGNAFLDRLFR is encoded by the coding sequence GTGACCGACGACTTCAGCCGCAGGGGCTTCCTGCGCAGGGCAGCCGCCCTGACCGCCGTACCGACTCTGCTGCCGGCGGATCCGGCCGCCGCGGCACAGGAGTTGCCCGGCTTCCCGGCCGATGTGGCGCTCTACCGCTCGGCGTACCGCAACTGGGTCGGCGAGATCACTGCCGACGGCCTGTGGGCCTGCGCACCGGCCCGCCCCGAGCGGGTGGTCGCCGTCGTCAACTGGGCCTGGCGGCACGGTTGGAGAGTCCGTGCCCGGGGTGCCTCGCACGGCTGGTCGCCGCTGACCATCACGCAGGGCACCCCGCCGGACGCGCCGGTCCTCCTCGTGGACACCGCCTCCCATCTCACCGGCTTGTCCCTTGAGTCGCCGACGGCCGTGCGCGCCGGCACCGGCGTCACCCTGGAGGCCCTGCTCACCTACTTGGAGGAACACGGCCTCGGCGTCACCGCCGTACCGGCGCCCGGCAACCTCACCCTGGGCGGCGCCCTGGCCGTCGACGCGCACGGCACCGCCGTACCGGCGCGCGGCGAACAGCGGCTGCCCGGGCACACATACGGTTCGCTGAGCAATCTCGTGCTGTCACTGACGGCCGTCGTCTGGGACGAGGCCAGTAGCGCGTACGTGCTGCGCACCTACGGCCGTGACGAAGCGGACTGCGCCGCCCTGCTCGCCCACCTCGGCCGCTCCCTGGTCACCGAGGTCGTGCTGCGCGTCGGCGCGAACACCAGCCTTCGGTGCGTCAGCCGTACGGACATCCCGGCGGGCGAGCTGTTCGCCGCACCCGGCACCGACGGTCGTACCTTCGCGAGCTTCCTGGACCGGGCCGGGCGGGTCGAAGCCATCTGGTTCGCCTTCACCGAGTTCCCGTGGCTGAAGGCGTGGAGTGTCTCCCCCACCCGGCCGCCGGCCTCGCGGCGCGTGACAGGGCCGTACAACTACCCGTTCTCCGACAGCGTCCCGACCCCGGTCGCGGACCTGGTGGGGCACATCGTGTCGGACGGGGCCTGGTATCTGGCACCGGTGCTCGGCAACGCACAGTACGACGTGGCCGCACTCGGACTGGTGGCGACGCTGTCGCGGGACATCTGGGGTCCGTCGAAGAACACGCTGCTCTATCTGCGGCCGACGACGTTGAGGATCGCCACGGACGGCTACGCGGTGCTCACCAGCAGGGCGCAAGTACAGCGCGTCGTCGCCGAGTTCACGGCCTTCTACCGGGAGCGTCTCGCGGCGTACGCCGACCGGGGGCAGTTCCCCGTCAACGGGTCGGTGGAGATCCGGGTGACCGGCCTCGACGATCCGGCGGACGTCGGCCTGGACGGGGCACGGACCCCGCTGCTGTCGGCGCTCCGTCCACGCGAGGACCGTCCCGAGTGGGACACGGCCGTCTGGCTGAACATCCTGACGCTGCCCACAACGCCGTACGCGGAGGCTTTCCTGAGCCAGATCGAGCGGTTTCTGCTGCGCACCTTCGACGGCGGGTACGCCATGACCCGCGTCGAGTGGTCGAAGGGCTGGGCCTACACGAAGGAGGCCGCCTGGAGCGACGGGGAGGTGCTGGGCACGGTCGTGCCCGGCACGTTCGGGGAGGGCGTGTGGGGCGAGGCTTCCGGCGTCCTGGACCGCCTCGACCCGCACGGCGTGTTCGGCAACGCCTTCCTCGACCGGCTGTTCCGGTGA